In Clostridium swellfunianum, a genomic segment contains:
- a CDS encoding CoA-transferase subunit beta translates to MNTAHKNNLRVSDIMTCALARLLKDGEKVFHGVSSHMPMVAMSLAKNLHAPNLVHLNIPGGVNPKVIKDAHYSSAGFDLWSTGEAIFPLAEIFDLSMRGQLDVAFLSGIQFDVNGNVNASVVGNYNKPKVRLPGGAGSAVLIPTAKKAVIWRTKHDKRTFVEKVDFVTTRGNLYKIVTPLCIFEFKDGQLWLDSIHPTSSLEEVIENTGFKVNYSEIKFTEPPTEEELKVLKRIDPHDYRSKEF, encoded by the coding sequence ATGAACACAGCACATAAGAACAACCTTAGAGTAAGCGATATAATGACTTGTGCTTTGGCGAGACTGTTAAAGGATGGAGAAAAGGTGTTTCATGGAGTATCTTCACATATGCCTATGGTTGCTATGAGTTTAGCCAAGAACCTTCATGCTCCAAATCTAGTACATCTAAATATTCCTGGCGGGGTAAATCCCAAAGTTATTAAAGACGCACACTACTCTTCAGCAGGTTTTGATTTATGGAGTACTGGCGAGGCGATTTTTCCTCTAGCTGAAATCTTTGACTTATCCATGAGAGGTCAGTTAGATGTAGCTTTTCTAAGCGGAATCCAATTTGATGTAAATGGAAATGTAAATGCCTCTGTAGTAGGAAATTATAATAAGCCCAAGGTAAGACTCCCAGGCGGTGCTGGAAGTGCAGTACTTATTCCAACAGCTAAAAAAGCTGTAATTTGGAGAACAAAGCACGATAAGAGAACTTTTGTGGAAAAGGTTGATTTTGTAACTACAAGAGGAAATCTTTATAAGATAGTTACCCCATTATGTATATTTGAATTCAAAGATGGACAGCTATGGTTAGATAGCATTCATCCAACTTCTTCTCTAGAGGAAGTAATAGAAAATACAGGGTTTAAGGTAAACTACAGTGAGATAAAGTTTACTGAGCCTCCAACTGAAGAAGAGTTGAAAGTATTAAAGC
- a CDS encoding CoA transferase subunit A yields the protein MIDKVITLEEAGSIVKDGDMVAFGGNVLHRAPMAYTRELIRQGKKELKVVKTAGAHEVDILCAAGCVQSVDAGFISYETEYGLANHYRKAVQSGVVKANEHACYTVISALRAAAYGVPFMAVKGLMYGDLLAYNDYFKVVEDPFSGEPITLVKALNPDVGVIHVQECDAKGNCRIYGPKFDDVLISRASKKLIVTTEQIVPESKMAMNAEFVDIPHFLVSAVVHVQNGAAPCSCPKKYDIDKSVLNKFIAMKDEKGLEEYLKVYEAKDRKTIGRRY from the coding sequence GTGATAGATAAAGTGATAACATTAGAAGAAGCAGGCAGCATAGTAAAAGACGGAGATATGGTAGCTTTTGGAGGAAACGTACTTCATAGAGCACCAATGGCTTATACACGTGAACTAATAAGACAAGGTAAAAAAGAGCTAAAGGTAGTTAAAACTGCAGGAGCTCACGAGGTAGATATACTTTGTGCTGCAGGCTGCGTGCAAAGTGTAGATGCTGGATTTATAAGCTATGAGACAGAGTATGGTTTGGCTAACCACTATAGAAAGGCTGTTCAGTCTGGAGTAGTTAAGGCTAATGAACATGCTTGTTATACGGTTATAAGCGCATTAAGAGCAGCGGCTTATGGAGTTCCATTTATGGCTGTAAAGGGACTTATGTATGGTGACCTTTTAGCATACAATGATTATTTTAAAGTAGTTGAAGACCCATTTAGCGGAGAGCCTATAACGCTTGTAAAAGCTCTTAATCCGGATGTGGGAGTAATACATGTTCAAGAATGTGATGCTAAAGGAAACTGTAGAATTTATGGTCCTAAGTTTGATGATGTTTTAATAAGCAGGGCTTCTAAGAAGCTTATTGTTACAACGGAGCAAATAGTTCCAGAGAGCAAGATGGCTATGAATGCAGAGTTTGTTGACATACCACATTTCCTAGTATCAGCAGTAGTACATGTGCAAAATGGAGCTGCACCGTGCTCATGCCCTAAAAAATATGATATTGATAAGTCGGTTTTAAATAAATTTATAGCTATGAAAGATGAAAAAGGCTTAGAGGAATATTTAAAAGTTTACGAAGCTAAAGATAGAAAAACTATAGGAAGGAGGTACTAA
- a CDS encoding CoA-disulfide reductase has translation MKVIIIGGVAAGMSAASKIKRVNKDTEIVVYEKGSFLSYGACGLPYYVAGINDDYTKMIARTREEFEKTGMKIHLRHEIVKVVPEKKQVMVKDLEQGKLFIDSYDKLMISTGTVPVVPPLKGKDLKGVYVLKTLEDGLILKKAVEESHVKNIVVVGGGYIGVEVAETLCHTGKSVRIVELAPRVLGPFDTELTDMVQKRMAEEGISLNLSEKVEEILGNEAVSSVRTDKGTYEADLVVLAIGVRPATAFLNGSGIALARNGAVIIDREMRTNIQDIYSAGDCAEVYHKVKEENSFIPLGTTANKCGRIAGENIMGKHNKYVGTLGSAAIKVLDYELGRTGLSENEAKALSLDYKTVFVKANDHPAYYPDPTPIWIKLIYEERTHRILGAQAIGKKGAVLRIDMFAIAIHNNMTTEDLGMVDLSYAPPFAGVWDAVHIACNAAK, from the coding sequence ATGAAGGTTATAATTATTGGAGGGGTGGCAGCAGGCATGTCTGCAGCTTCGAAGATAAAAAGAGTAAATAAGGATACAGAAATAGTAGTTTATGAAAAAGGCTCATTCCTTTCCTATGGAGCTTGTGGTCTTCCATACTATGTGGCTGGTATCAATGACGATTACACTAAGATGATAGCTAGAACTAGAGAAGAGTTTGAAAAGACAGGTATGAAAATTCATCTTAGACATGAAATTGTTAAAGTAGTACCAGAAAAAAAGCAGGTAATGGTAAAAGATTTAGAACAGGGAAAACTTTTTATAGATTCCTATGATAAGCTTATGATATCTACAGGTACAGTTCCTGTAGTACCACCATTAAAAGGCAAGGATTTAAAGGGAGTTTATGTTTTAAAAACCTTAGAAGATGGTTTAATACTTAAAAAGGCAGTAGAAGAATCCCACGTAAAGAACATTGTGGTAGTTGGTGGAGGCTATATAGGTGTAGAAGTCGCTGAAACTCTATGTCACACAGGAAAAAGTGTGAGAATAGTGGAGCTTGCACCAAGAGTTCTTGGACCATTTGACACTGAACTTACAGATATGGTTCAAAAGAGAATGGCTGAGGAAGGCATTAGCTTAAATTTAAGTGAGAAGGTAGAAGAAATACTAGGAAATGAAGCCGTTTCATCAGTGAGAACTGATAAAGGAACTTATGAAGCAGATCTTGTAGTTCTAGCTATAGGGGTAAGACCAGCTACAGCTTTTCTAAATGGCTCAGGAATAGCTTTAGCTAGAAATGGTGCAGTTATAATAGATAGGGAAATGAGAACTAATATACAGGATATATATTCTGCAGGGGACTGTGCAGAGGTTTATCATAAGGTTAAAGAAGAGAACTCCTTTATACCTCTTGGTACAACGGCTAATAAATGTGGAAGAATAGCTGGAGAAAACATAATGGGCAAGCACAATAAATATGTTGGAACCCTAGGAAGTGCTGCTATTAAGGTTTTAGACTATGAACTAGGAAGAACAGGATTATCAGAAAATGAAGCTAAAGCTTTAAGCTTAGATTATAAAACAGTATTTGTAAAGGCAAATGATCATCCTGCCTACTATCCAGATCCAACTCCAATATGGATTAAGCTTATTTACGAAGAAAGAACGCATAGAATTCTTGGGGCACAGGCTATTGGAAAAAAAGGTGCTGTTTTGAGAATAGATATGTTTGCAATTGCTATTCATAATAACATGACAACAGAAGACTTAGGAATGGTTGATTTAAGCTATGCACCTCCTTTTGCAGGTGTATGGGATGCGGTTCATATAGCTTGCAATGCAGCGAAATAA
- a CDS encoding ABC transporter substrate-binding protein, which translates to MSKVLKVLAVGDPAVYAYTDERYNILSNFKGNFKVDFDIVPFTEYYGTMIEAFEGKREYDIVMVAGHLWMKDFINKGYLAAVEKDETSEYGYEDILPVIRKEIELEGAQYLYPSFCDGHVVLYRKSIVEKVMGKLPQKVMTTDELIDMAASCNGYNTMQGIVLKAHPSEIFLDFIPYLRNEGIEVINETTLTPEFNNEKGEKALKKYLSLKAFAPDNTGSFGNDEVKRAFQNKQSVFAVTWGGQLGVVLGDGCEDIEDIGFAALKTSWNVTWSFAINNLSNKKEEANEFLKYITSKEVDRIVGGYAGSPVRKSSYLMDRNKYNWYDMHLELIEHYARPLPQLLKAGDKFGMLYEAISKTFNNEITIKECLRQAEEKINSID; encoded by the coding sequence ATGAGCAAAGTGTTAAAGGTTTTAGCTGTTGGAGATCCAGCTGTATATGCTTATACGGACGAAAGATATAATATATTATCTAACTTTAAAGGAAACTTTAAAGTTGATTTTGATATAGTTCCTTTTACTGAATACTATGGTACAATGATTGAAGCTTTTGAAGGAAAAAGGGAATATGACATTGTAATGGTAGCAGGACATCTTTGGATGAAAGATTTTATAAACAAAGGGTATCTTGCAGCTGTAGAGAAAGATGAAACTTCAGAATATGGTTACGAGGATATCCTGCCTGTAATAAGAAAAGAAATAGAACTTGAAGGAGCTCAGTATCTTTACCCATCCTTCTGTGATGGACACGTAGTGCTTTATAGAAAGTCTATAGTGGAAAAAGTGATGGGAAAGCTTCCTCAAAAAGTTATGACTACAGATGAACTTATAGATATGGCAGCTTCCTGCAATGGTTATAACACAATGCAGGGTATAGTGCTTAAGGCGCATCCAAGCGAAATATTTTTAGATTTTATACCTTATTTAAGAAATGAAGGAATAGAAGTAATTAATGAAACCACACTAACCCCGGAGTTTAATAATGAAAAGGGTGAAAAGGCTCTTAAAAAGTATTTAAGTTTAAAGGCTTTTGCACCTGATAATACAGGAAGCTTTGGGAATGATGAAGTCAAAAGGGCTTTTCAAAATAAGCAAAGCGTTTTTGCTGTAACCTGGGGAGGTCAGCTAGGAGTTGTTCTTGGAGATGGCTGTGAAGATATAGAAGACATTGGTTTTGCGGCGTTAAAAACCTCCTGGAATGTAACCTGGAGCTTTGCTATAAATAATTTATCAAATAAGAAAGAAGAAGCTAACGAGTTTTTAAAATATATTACTTCTAAAGAAGTAGATAGAATAGTTGGAGGCTATGCGGGATCCCCTGTAAGAAAGTCCAGCTATTTAATGGACAGAAACAAATACAATTGGTATGATATGCATCTTGAGCTTATTGAGCACTATGCACGTCCATTACCACAGCTATTAAAAGCTGGAGATAAATTTGGAATGCTTTATGAAGCTATTTCTAAGACTTTTAACAATGAAATTACTATAAAAGAATGCTTGAGACAAGCAGAAGAAAAAATAAATAGTATAGATTAA
- a CDS encoding EutN/CcmL family microcompartment protein produces the protein MVVGKVVSTVVSSRKYDSLQGLKLLVIEPFYGSNKDYFIAADVIGAGIGELVLITKGEMTKYALSKEAPVDAIVVGILDKEPSF, from the coding sequence GTGGTAGTAGGAAAGGTAGTCAGTACAGTAGTATCCTCAAGAAAGTATGATAGCCTTCAGGGGTTAAAGCTTCTTGTTATAGAACCTTTTTATGGTAGTAACAAGGACTACTTTATAGCTGCTGATGTTATAGGGGCGGGCATAGGTGAACTTGTTTTAATAACTAAGGGAGAAATGACAAAATATGCTCTAAGCAAGGAAGCGCCAGTAGATGCTATTGTAGTTGGAATTTTAGATAAAGAGCCTAGCTTCTAG